One Edaphobacter bradus DNA window includes the following coding sequences:
- a CDS encoding CRTAC1 family protein: MLPPNWAAAQTTQSPDSQSSRPQEGGQPPAAGGVNTGGAHAAIFDQQRRPITAGGFVKTGPIVFQDISEKAGLTTWTHKMGTPEKRYIIEANGSGVGLIDYDNDGWLDIYLVNGSTYEAEAGKAPAPKAALFHNNHDGTFTNVAEKAGVTNDRWGVGVAIADYDNDGWPDIYVSNFGKNRLYHNNHDGTFTDVAEKAGVTLGNWSTGATWGDYDGDGRLDLFVPGYVHYDLANPPSSGSTSASYAFCQFRGEEVMCGPRGLKGEPDHLFHNNGDGTFTDVSEKAGVADKPGYYGLSSVFVDINNDGKPDLLVANDSTPNYLYINKGDGTFEDDSYASGYALNENGRETASMGIALGDYMNNGLLDVFNTTFSDDYKPLYRNDGNANFTDISYQMGLGEPTIPFLGWGNAFFDYDNDGWKDLIFVNGHVYPKVDHMPWGTSWAERPLLFHNLEGKKFDLVPAVEGTGLAEVFRGRGMAVGDLFNDGKLDVVVNVLDGHPVLLRNVSPDTHHWIELKLVGGPKSPRDAVGATVYLTAGGKKQRGDVISGGSYASTHDPRLHFGLGDATTIDSVEVHWPSGVKETFTITKPDQIVTLTEGKGDKKP; the protein is encoded by the coding sequence ATGCTGCCGCCAAATTGGGCAGCGGCCCAGACGACACAATCTCCCGACTCGCAATCGAGCCGCCCGCAGGAAGGCGGCCAGCCCCCGGCAGCAGGCGGGGTCAATACCGGCGGAGCCCACGCCGCCATCTTTGACCAGCAGCGTCGCCCCATCACCGCCGGCGGCTTCGTCAAGACCGGCCCCATCGTCTTCCAGGACATCTCAGAAAAAGCGGGCCTCACCACCTGGACCCACAAGATGGGCACGCCTGAGAAGCGCTACATCATCGAAGCCAACGGCTCCGGAGTCGGCCTGATCGACTACGACAACGACGGCTGGCTTGACATTTACCTCGTCAACGGCTCAACCTACGAAGCCGAGGCCGGCAAGGCTCCCGCGCCCAAGGCCGCGCTCTTCCATAACAACCACGACGGAACCTTCACCAACGTCGCCGAAAAAGCAGGCGTCACCAACGACCGCTGGGGCGTAGGCGTCGCCATCGCTGACTACGACAACGATGGCTGGCCCGACATTTACGTCTCCAACTTCGGCAAGAACCGCCTCTATCACAACAACCACGACGGCACCTTCACCGACGTTGCCGAGAAGGCAGGCGTCACTCTCGGCAACTGGTCCACCGGAGCCACTTGGGGCGACTATGACGGCGACGGCCGCCTCGACCTCTTCGTCCCTGGCTACGTCCACTACGACCTCGCGAACCCGCCGTCATCCGGCAGCACGAGCGCCTCCTATGCCTTCTGCCAGTTCCGCGGCGAAGAGGTGATGTGCGGCCCGCGTGGCCTGAAGGGTGAGCCCGACCATCTCTTCCACAACAACGGCGACGGCACCTTCACCGACGTAAGCGAAAAGGCCGGCGTCGCCGACAAGCCCGGCTACTACGGCCTCTCATCTGTCTTCGTAGACATCAACAACGACGGCAAGCCCGACCTCCTCGTCGCCAACGACTCAACCCCCAACTATCTCTACATCAACAAGGGCGACGGCACCTTCGAGGACGACAGCTACGCCTCCGGCTACGCCCTCAACGAGAATGGCCGCGAGACCGCCTCCATGGGCATCGCCCTCGGCGACTACATGAATAACGGCCTCCTCGACGTCTTCAACACCACCTTCTCCGACGACTACAAGCCGCTCTATCGCAACGACGGCAACGCCAACTTCACAGACATCAGCTATCAGATGGGCCTCGGCGAACCGACCATCCCCTTCCTCGGCTGGGGCAACGCCTTCTTCGACTACGACAACGACGGCTGGAAAGACCTCATCTTCGTCAACGGGCACGTCTATCCGAAGGTCGATCATATGCCCTGGGGTACAAGCTGGGCGGAGCGGCCACTGCTCTTTCACAATCTCGAAGGTAAGAAATTCGACCTGGTCCCAGCAGTCGAAGGCACCGGCCTCGCCGAAGTCTTCCGCGGCCGCGGCATGGCCGTCGGTGATCTCTTCAACGACGGCAAGCTCGACGTCGTCGTCAACGTACTCGACGGACACCCCGTCCTTCTCCGCAACGTCTCGCCCGACACCCATCACTGGATCGAGCTAAAACTCGTCGGCGGCCCGAAGAGCCCGCGCGACGCAGTAGGCGCCACCGTCTACCTCACTGCTGGCGGAAAGAAGCAGCGCGGCGATGTCATCTCCGGCGGAAGCTACGCCTCCACGCACGACCCGCGCCTCCACTTCGGTCTCGGCGACGCAACAACCATCGACTCGGTTGAAGTCCACTGGCCCAGCGGCGTAAAGGAGACCTTCACCATCACGAAACCCGACCAGATCGTCACTCTCACCGAAGGTAAAGGCGACAAGAAGCCATAG